The Marinococcus sp. PL1-022 DNA segment ATCATTGCCTCCAAGCTATCACCTGTTTTTTAAGTTACGAAGAGCGTCGTCATATTTATCTACGGCGCGATTCATTGCTTGTAATACGTCTGGCCGTACGCCTTCCGGTAAGGAACGGTTCGCTTTTTTCATAATGATTTCCCCAGTTTCTTCATTATAATAGACATTAAGTTCGTCGCCCTTGGCCAATTCTAGCTGATCAGCAATTGCTTTAGGTATTCCAGCTGAAAGACTATTCCCTGATTGGTTTAATCGACGGGTGTATTTTTTCTCTGCCTGCGCCATCGTAAACGTCTCCTTTCGTATTTGAAACTTCCCTTTGTTTATCATTCTTTTAAAATATATATTATAAGTATAGTATATATAATAACTATTATCATGACAATTATTAATAACTATATAGATTATTATTAATTTCACATACTATAATTATTTTATATAATTCAAAAAAACATAGTTAGAGAAATACATATAATTTCAAAATGAAAATAAAATAAGCCAGCGCCAAAAACTAATTCAAACCCTAAGGAAATGTTGTATTTCCTTAGGTATTTGAAGGGAAAACAAAAAATCACAAGAAGATTTCTTGTGATTTCAAATATATTAATGCAGCTCGTTACCCACTATTGGTATCGAAGAGTTTTTTATGAACTTTATGAAGTCGTTCTGATTTAATTATTATATTTCTGCTTATTCTATCTAATTCGTACTTTTTATCAGATAATTCATGATAGACTTCATACACTATATCTTCATCATTATTGATTTCATACAACATATTTACAAAAAGGCCCATTACATACCATCTATTGTGACTTACACTTAAAATCAACGTAGATTTTATAAGCAAAATTCTTATTTTAGCATTGTTTATATGAGAGAATATTTCCAAAAATTTATCCCCGACAGTATCAGTATAACTAAATGGCCAAGATTGACTATTGATAAACCTAGTAAAGTCTTGCATTAACTTTTTAACTAAATCAGGGTAAGACTCAAATAATACTTTATACATGTTTCCAGTTATATTCATTAA contains these protein-coding regions:
- a CDS encoding AbrB/MazE/SpoVT family DNA-binding domain-containing protein — its product is MAQAEKKYTRRLNQSGNSLSAGIPKAIADQLELAKGDELNVYYNEETGEIIMKKANRSLPEGVRPDVLQAMNRAVDKYDDALRNLKNR